A stretch of Aerococcaceae bacterium zg-252 DNA encodes these proteins:
- a CDS encoding acetylxylan esterase encodes MFDTMTLDDMYRYRGKREVPADFDEFWDNELAKVAELPAYQLIPKSFAIPNCECFELWFDGTNGGKVFAKVVKPSSQEKVPVLFYFHGYQGSSPDWSQCLNYVAAGFAVVCMDVRGQSGRSIDQLQVKGNTVKGQIIRGAIEGRDKLFFKDVYLDCYQLVNIIAQLDWADEDTLMSYGASQGGALAVVTGALNPKITRVATIYPFLSDYARVLELGDKQEAYNELFRYFKFFDPYHETEAQLLDTLAYIDVKNLAHRIKVPVQMHVSLQDDVCPPSTQFAIYNRIESEKEVHVLREYSHEALNVLVNDVVFNWLVSTDIEVSKTKGLFNYE; translated from the coding sequence ATGTTCGATACAATGACGCTTGACGATATGTATCGGTATCGTGGTAAAAGAGAAGTTCCAGCAGACTTCGATGAGTTTTGGGACAATGAATTAGCGAAAGTAGCTGAATTACCAGCCTATCAATTGATTCCAAAGTCGTTTGCAATTCCAAATTGCGAATGCTTTGAATTATGGTTTGACGGTACTAATGGAGGAAAAGTATTTGCGAAAGTGGTAAAACCGTCTAGTCAAGAAAAAGTGCCGGTGTTATTTTACTTCCATGGCTATCAAGGCTCAAGTCCAGACTGGTCACAATGTTTAAACTATGTAGCGGCTGGTTTTGCTGTTGTTTGCATGGACGTGCGTGGTCAATCTGGTCGTTCAATTGACCAATTGCAAGTCAAAGGAAATACTGTTAAGGGGCAAATTATTCGTGGTGCAATCGAAGGTCGTGATAAATTGTTCTTTAAAGATGTTTACTTAGATTGTTATCAATTAGTGAATATCATCGCACAATTGGATTGGGCAGATGAAGACACTTTAATGAGTTATGGTGCATCACAAGGTGGTGCCTTAGCAGTGGTAACAGGTGCTTTGAATCCGAAGATTACACGTGTTGCAACGATTTATCCGTTTTTATCAGATTATGCACGTGTATTGGAATTAGGTGACAAACAAGAAGCATACAATGAATTGTTCCGTTACTTTAAATTCTTTGACCCATATCATGAAACAGAAGCGCAATTGTTAGATACATTAGCGTATATTGATGTGAAAAACTTAGCGCATCGCATTAAAGTACCTGTACAAATGCATGTGAGTTTACAAGATGATGTGTGTCCACCGTCGACACAGTTCGCCATTTACAATCGCATTGAATCCGAAAAAGAAGTTCATGTATTACGTGAGTATTCACATGAAGCCTTAAATGTCTTAGTAAATGACGTGGTATTTAATTGGTTAGTATCAACAGACATTGAAGTGTCTAAAACGAAAGGATTATTTAATTATGAGTAA
- a CDS encoding carbohydrate ABC transporter permease: MEFKKFGLYNILSFTLLSALTIFFIFPFYWIATGAFKLQDVAIALPPQWFPTSPTLDNFRQLLVPLTARWFFNSVFVSLATTVLVCATASLAGYALAKKHFPGVKLLFAIFIGAMALPKQVILIPLLRLITEMQLMDTYRALILPAVGWPFGIFLMKQFSHSVPDSLLESADIDGCGEIKKFVNIVLPIVKPGIGALAIFTFISSWNDYFSQLVFTNSEAMKTLPLGLASMAQQAEFSLNYGLLMAGALVASLPMIIVFLMFQSFFAQGITVGAVKG, translated from the coding sequence ATGGAATTTAAAAAATTTGGATTATATAATATTTTATCTTTTACATTGTTATCAGCTTTAACAATCTTTTTCATCTTTCCATTTTATTGGATTGCGACAGGGGCGTTTAAATTACAAGATGTAGCGATTGCTTTGCCACCGCAATGGTTTCCTACTTCACCAACGCTCGATAACTTTCGACAATTATTAGTGCCATTAACTGCAAGATGGTTCTTTAACTCAGTGTTTGTGTCATTAGCGACTACGGTTTTAGTTTGTGCAACTGCGTCATTAGCTGGTTATGCTCTAGCTAAGAAACATTTCCCAGGTGTGAAACTATTATTCGCCATTTTTATTGGTGCAATGGCATTGCCAAAACAAGTAATCTTAATTCCATTATTACGTTTGATTACTGAAATGCAATTAATGGATACATATCGTGCATTGATTTTACCTGCTGTTGGTTGGCCATTCGGTATTTTCTTGATGAAACAGTTCTCACATTCAGTTCCAGATTCATTATTGGAATCTGCTGATATTGATGGTTGTGGAGAAATCAAAAAATTCGTCAATATTGTATTACCAATTGTAAAACCAGGTATCGGTGCGTTAGCAATCTTTACGTTCATTTCAAGTTGGAACGATTACTTCTCACAATTAGTATTCACGAACTCTGAAGCGATGAAAACTTTACCATTAGGTTTGGCATCAATGGCACAACAAGCTGAGTTCTCATTGAACTATGGTTTATTAATGGCTGGGGCGTTAGTAGCGTCATTACCGATGATTATTGTGTTCTTAATGTTCCAAAGCTTCTTCGCACAAGGTATTACTGTAGGGGCGGTGAAGGGCTAA
- a CDS encoding N-acetylmannosamine-6-phosphate 2-epimerase, with protein sequence MVHPLIEQIKGKLIISCQALPGEPLYRPEGGIMVLMAKAALEAGAVAIRAQGITDIKQIKEAFDVPVIGIIKKNYEGYDSYITATMDEVDALVEAGSDIIALDATLRQRGDGSTVNEFVQAIKAKYPEQLLMADISNLEEGLNAAELGFDLIGTTMNGYTSYTEGQSKGPNFELMKQLVEQTNVPIVAEGKIHSPEDLAKAFEQGIHTAVVGGAITRPLEIARRFMAVVPEA encoded by the coding sequence ATGGTACATCCTTTAATTGAACAAATAAAAGGTAAATTAATTATTTCATGCCAAGCATTACCAGGCGAGCCATTATATCGTCCAGAAGGTGGTATTATGGTGTTAATGGCAAAAGCAGCACTTGAAGCAGGTGCTGTGGCGATTCGAGCACAAGGTATTACAGATATTAAGCAAATTAAAGAAGCTTTTGATGTACCTGTGATTGGTATCATTAAGAAGAATTATGAAGGATATGATTCTTATATTACTGCTACAATGGATGAGGTAGATGCTTTAGTTGAAGCTGGTAGTGACATTATCGCTTTAGATGCGACATTACGTCAGCGAGGTGACGGCTCAACGGTCAATGAATTTGTGCAAGCCATTAAAGCGAAATATCCAGAACAATTATTAATGGCAGATATTTCGAATTTAGAAGAGGGCTTAAATGCTGCAGAATTAGGCTTTGATTTGATTGGGACAACAATGAATGGTTATACATCGTATACAGAAGGACAATCAAAAGGGCCGAATTTCGAATTGATGAAGCAACTAGTGGAACAAACGAATGTTCCGATTGTTGCAGAGGGAAAAATTCATTCGCCAGAAGATTTAGCTAAAGCATTTGAACAAGGAATTCATACGGCTGTGGTAGGTGGTGCGATTACTCGTCCATTGGAAATCGCAAGACGCTTTATGGCAGTAGTTCCAGAAGCATAG
- a CDS encoding sugar ABC transporter permease → MLNRLKRKYDLSGYLFIAPSMIFFVTFVLYPMLKGMHMSLFRFRGRRQLFVGLENYVKLLSDNVFLRSMGNTMFIVAIAVPIVVVLSLFIAINIYNKSAAVRSFFRGVFYLPAVSSVVSITVVWLWIYNPDFGILNYVLKSMHVVNGNVQWLGNSATAIYAIIIVLITTSIGQPIILYIAALGNVPVELIESAKIDGASNWVIFKNIIWPLIIPTTLYIVVTTTINSFQIFALIQLMTAGGPNYATSTVMYLVYETGIKIQDYGKASAMGVVLAAIIAVISTLQFKYLNRDID, encoded by the coding sequence ATGTTAAATCGTTTAAAACGTAAGTATGATTTGAGTGGGTACCTATTTATTGCTCCGTCGATGATATTCTTTGTGACCTTTGTCCTTTATCCAATGTTAAAAGGGATGCATATGTCACTGTTTCGTTTTCGTGGGCGCAGACAATTATTTGTAGGTCTTGAAAATTACGTCAAATTACTATCTGATAATGTATTTTTACGTTCAATGGGTAATACCATGTTTATCGTAGCAATCGCCGTACCGATTGTTGTTGTACTATCACTTTTTATTGCCATCAATATTTATAATAAATCAGCTGCTGTTCGAAGTTTCTTCCGTGGAGTATTTTACTTACCAGCAGTATCATCTGTTGTTTCAATTACGGTAGTATGGTTATGGATTTATAACCCAGACTTTGGGATTTTAAATTATGTTTTAAAATCAATGCATGTTGTTAACGGAAATGTACAATGGTTGGGAAATTCAGCAACTGCAATTTATGCAATTATTATCGTTTTAATTACAACAAGTATTGGTCAACCGATTATTTTATATATCGCTGCATTGGGGAATGTGCCTGTTGAATTGATAGAGTCAGCTAAAATTGATGGAGCATCAAACTGGGTGATTTTTAAAAATATTATTTGGCCATTAATTATTCCAACGACATTATATATCGTTGTAACAACGACAATTAATAGTTTCCAAATTTTTGCGTTAATTCAATTGATGACGGCAGGTGGGCCTAATTATGCGACTTCAACCGTTATGTATTTAGTATATGAAACAGGAATCAAGATTCAAGATTATGGTAAAGCGAGTGCAATGGGTGTTGTTTTAGCAGCAATTATTGCGGTAATTTCTACTTTACAATTCAAATACTTGAACCGCGATATTGATTAG
- a CDS encoding dihydrodipicolinate synthase family protein codes for MSKLAKYQGIIPAFYACYDEEGNISPECIQQLAKHYLEVGVKGLYVGGSSGECIYQNVEERKLVLENVMAAVGGKMTIIAHVAAPSTRDSVELAKHAASLGVDALAAIPPIYFRLPEASIEAYWNAMIEAGQTDFIIYNIPQTTGYALSTGLYKKMLENPHVIGVKNSSMPVLDILTFCLEANREVIVFNGPDEQFIGGRAMGAQGGIGGTYGVMPELFLAADAAFRNDNLVLAQEIQMKITEIIFTMVQCQGNLYDVMKTILKREGLNIGHVRGPLAQVTEADTPIIDKAHQMIQDARAKYCN; via the coding sequence ATGAGTAAATTGGCAAAATATCAAGGTATTATCCCAGCATTTTATGCATGTTATGATGAAGAGGGCAACATTAGCCCAGAGTGTATTCAACAATTAGCTAAACACTATTTAGAAGTAGGCGTTAAAGGGTTATATGTTGGTGGTTCTTCAGGTGAATGTATTTACCAAAATGTTGAAGAACGTAAATTAGTATTAGAAAATGTTATGGCAGCTGTCGGTGGTAAAATGACAATTATTGCCCATGTAGCAGCACCGTCAACACGTGATAGTGTTGAATTAGCAAAACACGCGGCTAGTTTAGGCGTTGATGCATTAGCAGCAATTCCACCAATTTACTTCCGTTTACCAGAAGCGTCAATTGAAGCATATTGGAATGCAATGATTGAGGCAGGACAAACTGATTTCATCATTTATAATATTCCTCAAACGACAGGATATGCGTTATCAACTGGATTATACAAAAAAATGTTGGAAAACCCACATGTTATCGGTGTGAAAAATTCTTCAATGCCAGTTTTAGACATTTTAACATTCTGCTTAGAAGCAAATCGTGAAGTGATTGTCTTTAATGGTCCAGATGAGCAATTTATCGGTGGACGTGCGATGGGTGCTCAAGGTGGTATCGGTGGTACATATGGTGTAATGCCAGAACTATTTTTAGCTGCAGATGCTGCATTTAGAAACGATAACTTGGTACTTGCGCAAGAAATTCAGATGAAAATTACAGAAATTATTTTCACTATGGTTCAATGCCAAGGTAATTTGTATGATGTAATGAAAACTATTTTAAAACGTGAAGGATTGAATATCGGTCACGTACGTGGTCCATTAGCACAAGTAACCGAAGCAGATACACCAATCATTGATAAAGCACATCAAATGATTCAAGATGCACGAGCTAAATATTGTAACTAG